The Methylomicrobium lacus LW14 genome window below encodes:
- the fliM gene encoding flagellar motor switch protein FliM — protein sequence MSTADWLSQEEIEGLLESVEDGGFASVSQEFLLQDEIKPYDFSSQERGVRRGQIRTLEMIHGRFAGALRTSLFQWLGRAPDVVVSGIQLQKYADYMDRQRSPVSLNSVRMAPLRGRALIVMDPLLVFTVVDYVFGGNGHFGSQAQGREFTRTEMRVIRKILDRVFNGLKDAWEPVLSVDFDYLESETHPNYTAVAGRDDYVMTATLNITLEGNGGDLTLLLPYVMIEAISGLLEASGDDGEDADPQWRTALRNQVTEASITVSSVLAEKSLSVGDLLRLKIGDIIPIEMPKIVSLQAEGVPVFTGRPCTSEGHCAVQVIEKSIRTEAV from the coding sequence ATGAGCACAGCAGATTGGCTTTCGCAGGAAGAAATTGAGGGGTTGCTGGAAAGCGTGGAGGACGGCGGTTTTGCAAGCGTAAGCCAGGAGTTTCTCCTGCAGGACGAGATCAAACCCTATGATTTCAGTAGTCAGGAAAGAGGGGTTCGGCGCGGACAGATACGGACCCTGGAGATGATCCATGGCCGCTTTGCCGGCGCTTTACGCACGTCTTTATTCCAGTGGTTGGGGCGGGCTCCGGATGTCGTCGTTTCCGGGATTCAACTGCAAAAATATGCCGATTATATGGACCGGCAGCGCTCCCCGGTCAGCCTGAATAGTGTCCGGATGGCCCCGTTGCGGGGGCGGGCCTTGATCGTGATGGATCCCCTGCTGGTGTTTACCGTCGTGGACTATGTCTTCGGCGGCAACGGCCACTTTGGCTCGCAAGCGCAAGGCCGCGAGTTTACCCGGACCGAAATGCGGGTGATCCGGAAAATTCTGGACAGGGTCTTTAACGGCCTGAAGGACGCCTGGGAGCCGGTGTTGTCCGTCGATTTTGACTATTTGGAATCGGAAACCCATCCGAATTATACGGCTGTCGCCGGCAGGGATGACTATGTGATGACCGCTACACTCAACATCACCCTGGAAGGCAACGGCGGCGATCTGACGCTACTGCTGCCTTATGTAATGATCGAAGCGATCAGCGGCTTGCTGGAGGCTTCCGGCGATGACGGCGAGGATGCCGATCCGCAGTGGCGCACGGCGCTGCGCAATCAGGTGACGGAAGCGAGTATCACCGTGAGCAGCGTGCTGGCGGAAAAAAGCCTGTCTGTCGGCGATCTCTTACGTTTGAAAATAGGCGACATCATTCCGATCGAGATGCCGAAAATCGTGTCGCTACAGGCCGAAGGCGTACCCGTGTTTACCGGCAGGCCGTGCACCTCGGAAGGGCATTGTGCAGTGCAGGTCATTGAAAAAAGTATAAGGACTGAGGCCGTCTGA
- a CDS encoding FliO/MopB family protein, producing the protein MSVPTGNLAVEDIALWSVSLLAVLGILLLGFWGFRKLSGVNAEGADKMRVAGGVSLGLWEKVVLLQVGRKQLVLGVTPGRIQTLHVLEGDDCLNTTDRIQGTDHENSGLTAANHPILRVPTDRAAHVAEHQTVNQAPPAVEEAPSRSFSPEGYEKCLEQVRSLVDQDPKLAAQTLKAWIRDE; encoded by the coding sequence GTGAGTGTGCCAACGGGAAATCTGGCCGTCGAAGACATTGCGCTGTGGAGCGTGAGCCTGTTGGCGGTCTTGGGTATTTTGTTGCTGGGTTTTTGGGGGTTCCGCAAGCTCAGCGGCGTTAACGCGGAGGGTGCGGACAAAATGCGCGTGGCCGGCGGAGTATCCTTGGGGCTGTGGGAAAAGGTCGTGCTGTTGCAGGTGGGCAGGAAACAGCTGGTTTTGGGGGTGACGCCGGGCAGGATTCAAACCTTGCATGTGCTGGAAGGCGATGACTGTTTGAATACGACCGACAGGATTCAAGGCACTGATCACGAAAACTCTGGATTAACCGCAGCCAATCATCCGATTCTACGCGTGCCGACTGATCGCGCCGCCCACGTTGCCGAGCACCAAACAGTCAACCAGGCGCCACCAGCCGTTGAGGAGGCGCCTTCACGCTCGTTTTCGCCGGAGGGATACGAAAAATGCCTCGAACAGGTGCGGAGCCTGGTGGATCAAGATCCGAAATTAGCCGCACAAACCCTGAAAGCCTGGATCAGAGATGAATAG
- the fliG gene encoding flagellar motor switch protein FliG: MEKFNGVERASLVLLALGQQRASEVLKHLELNDVELLGSHMASMKAVSLAMVEGVLDQFMTSRQKQAAIGGDAENYVRSVMADALGPEKAEAMIDRVLLGGRNEGIQRLQRMDARTLADWLRSEHPQVAANLLSLLDGQRAAEVITALPEEMRPNLVMRIASLEGVSPEALRELDEVIREQWAGKQQDKSSLVRGINVAANILNYLDNPIGSQVLDAISGSHFELAQKIQDKLFVFEELINLNDRGMQSLLREVATDRLLLALQGASEGLKQKIFSNMSRRTAEMLRDDLEAAPLARPGEVAAAQKEILLIVRSLADSGAVVFGSGDDPAN, translated from the coding sequence ATGGAAAAATTTAACGGAGTCGAACGCGCTTCCTTAGTGCTTTTGGCGTTGGGGCAGCAAAGGGCCTCCGAAGTGTTGAAACATCTGGAATTGAATGACGTGGAGCTACTCGGTTCCCATATGGCGTCGATGAAGGCGGTTTCACTGGCGATGGTGGAAGGGGTATTGGATCAATTCATGACTTCCCGGCAAAAACAGGCGGCCATAGGCGGCGATGCGGAAAACTATGTTCGCAGCGTGATGGCGGATGCCCTCGGCCCCGAAAAAGCCGAAGCGATGATTGACAGGGTATTGCTCGGCGGCAGAAATGAAGGCATCCAGCGCTTGCAGCGGATGGATGCCCGGACGCTAGCCGATTGGCTTCGCTCGGAGCATCCGCAGGTCGCCGCCAATCTGTTGTCCTTGCTCGACGGCCAGCGCGCGGCGGAGGTGATCACGGCCTTACCCGAGGAAATGCGCCCGAATCTCGTGATGCGGATCGCCTCGCTGGAGGGGGTGTCGCCGGAAGCCTTGCGGGAACTGGATGAAGTGATAAGAGAACAATGGGCCGGCAAGCAACAAGACAAATCCTCGCTTGTCCGTGGCATCAATGTCGCCGCGAATATTTTGAATTATTTGGATAACCCTATCGGCAGCCAGGTGCTGGACGCTATTTCCGGCAGCCATTTCGAATTGGCGCAGAAAATTCAGGACAAGCTGTTTGTCTTCGAAGAACTGATCAATCTGAATGATCGGGGCATGCAAAGCTTGCTGCGCGAAGTGGCGACGGATCGGCTGTTACTGGCGCTGCAGGGTGCGAGCGAGGGTCTTAAGCAGAAAATCTTCAGCAATATGTCAAGGCGCACCGCGGAAATGCTGCGCGATGACTTGGAAGCCGCGCCGCTTGCCCGGCCTGGCGAAGTCGCGGCGGCGCAAAAAGAGATTTTGCTGATCGTCAGAAGCCTGGCCGATTCGGGGGCGGTCGTATTCGGAAGCGGTGATGATCCGGCGAACTAG
- the fliN gene encoding flagellar motor switch protein FliN has protein sequence MTESDDVKVNAGEGEESLQLESTKTSAASQDALNLDAILDVPVTLTMEFGRTRISIGNLLQLNQGSIVELDRLADEPLDILVNGTLVARGEVVVISEKFGIRLTDIISLPERVKRLA, from the coding sequence ATGACTGAGAGCGATGATGTTAAGGTGAATGCCGGCGAGGGGGAGGAAAGCCTACAGCTTGAAAGTACAAAAACGTCGGCAGCTTCCCAGGACGCGCTGAATCTCGATGCAATTCTGGATGTTCCGGTGACCCTGACGATGGAATTCGGCCGCACCCGGATCAGCATCGGCAATCTGTTGCAGTTGAATCAAGGCTCGATCGTCGAGCTGGATCGTCTGGCGGACGAGCCCCTGGATATTCTGGTGAACGGTACCCTGGTGGCGCGCGGCGAGGTGGTCGTGATCAGCGAGAAATTCGGCATTCGGCTGACCGACATCATCAGTCTGCCGGAACGCGTCAAAAGATTAGCCTGA